From Carassius auratus strain Wakin chromosome 1, ASM336829v1, whole genome shotgun sequence, the proteins below share one genomic window:
- the LOC113093564 gene encoding voltage-dependent calcium channel gamma-3 subunit-like — translation MKVCNRGVQMLLTTAGAFAAFSLMTIAVGTDYWLYSRGVCRTKSVNDNDTNRKNEEVLTHSGLWRQCCMEGIFKGVCKNIDHFLEDAEYEQDAAEYLLRAVRASSLFPIMSVGLLFIGGVCVAASEFYKSRHNVILCAGIFFVSAGLSNIIGIIVYISSNAGDPNQSESKRSHWYGWSFYCGALSFIIAETVGVLTVHLFIDTHRVLRARSQRSLQSSTHSLQHRRSTSYRSRYRWRQSQSRSSDSRSREPSPARHGNDLQLYALGRGPPTATHALAHNSIGSGHGFAHFHNAVITNNNFANPHVYTTQNSVKSERELPRIQNSLRTEKSFVFAKAHGQNSVKPENGVVPSQNYKLNLVNPSKSPVHEQSSGNENSHVQNDVKESSYISQSGTVTRKTTPV, via the exons ATGAAGGTGTGTAACCGTGGAGTGCAGATGCTCCTCACCACGGCGGGGGCTTTCGCAGCCTTCAGCCTGATGACCATCGCGGTGGGCACCGACTACTGGCTGTACTCGCGTGGAGTCTGCAGGACCAAAAGCGTCAACGACAATGACACCAACCGAAAGAATGAAGAGGTTCTCACGCACTCGGGGCTCTGGAGACAGTGCTGCATGGAAG GCATATTTAAAGGGGTTTGTAAGAACATTGATCATTTTCTAGAGGATGCAGAATATGAACAAGATGCTGCAGAGTATCTCCTGC GTGCTGTGCGCGCCTCTAGTCTTTTCCCTATAATGAGTGTGGGACTGCTGTTCATTGGTGGAGTGTGTGTAGCCGCCAGTGAGTTCTACAAAAGCCGACACAACGTCATCCTGTGTGCAGGCATCTTTTTTGTCTCAGCTG gtctcaGCAACATCATTGGCATTATAGTGTACATCTCATCCAACGCTGGCGACCCCAACCAGAGCGAATCCAAGCGCAGTCACTGGTACGGCTGGAGCTTCTACTGCGGCGCTCTTTCCTTCATCATAGCGGAGACTGTAGGCGTCCTGACCGTGCACCTGTTCATTGATACACACCGTGTGTTGAGAGCGCGCTCACAACGATCACTCCAAAGCAGCACACATTCCCTGCAGCATCGGCGCTCGACCAGCTACCGTTCCCGCTACCGCTGGAGGCAGAGTCAAAGCCGCTCGTCAGACTCCCGGTCTCGCGAACCTTCTCCGGCCCGTCACGGAAACGACCTCCAGCTTTACGCTCTGGGACGCGGACCACCAACAGCTACGCACGCGCTCGCGCACAACTCCATAGGCTCTGGCCATGGTTTTGCACATTTTCATAACGCCGTCATCACTAATAACAACTTTGCAAATCCTCATGTTTACACCACGCAGAACTCGGTGAAGTCGGAAAGAGAGCTTCCGCGCATACAGAACTCGTTGCGCACCGAGAAAAGTTTTGTGTTTGCAAAGGCACATGGACAAAATTCAGTCAAACCGGAAAATGGAGTCGTGCCGTCGcagaattataaattaaacttagTAAATCCTAGTAAAAGCCCAGTGCATGAGCAGAGTTCTGGGAATGAGAATTCACATGTGCAAAACGATGTAAAAGAGTCCTCATATATATCTCAAAGTGGTACTGTGACAAGAAAAACAACTCCGGTGTAA
- the LOC113093925 gene encoding acyl carrier protein, mitochondrial-like codes for MAARIIARCVRSLNHRAVYSNRINTAATLTAAPLTHGRTFSYLTTGHKSPLAQISSSSFQVLQWRQYGDLPPLTLETIHDRVLYVLKLYDKISPEKLQATSHFMKDLGLDSLDQVEIIMAMEDEFGFEIPDAEAEKLMTPQEIVQYIADKKDVYE; via the exons ATGGCGGCGCGCATCATTGCCCGGTGTGTCCGATCACTGAACCACCGTGCTGTATATTCCAATCGTATCAATACTGCCGCGACATTAACAGCAGCTCCGCTCACCCATGGCCGAACATTTTCATATCTGACTACTGGACACAAATCTCCGCTGGCTCAG ATCTCTAGCAGCTCATTTCAGGTCTTGCAGTGGAGGCAGTATGGTGACTTGCCCCCATTAACTCTAGAGACTATCCATGACCGTGTCCTCTACGTCCTGAAGCTCTATGACAAGATCAGCCCTGAGAAG CTTCAGGCTACATCTCACTTCATGAAGGATTTGGGATTGGACAGTTTAGACCAGGTGGAGATCATCATGGCCATGGAAGATGAATTTG GTTTTGAAATCCCAGATGCTGAAGCAGAGAAGTTGATGACACCACAAGAGATTGTTCAGTACATTGCAGACAAGAAGGATGTTTATGAATGA
- the LOC113093692 gene encoding uncharacterized protein LOC113093692, which yields MRRFVYLLLFIFAPGNTLLNLRQGCGEKIIGERSGSIRYSLHPNRLLFNRITSDSTEKLLDITCTWIIDAHKNQTFWIDVISVEEGAHIGIKFGDGNTLTYEREERAQFSGTGRTIIELSLRRTDETFATLHLRWNTSEDSHTLALIPYTRSHAVSPSPNVSNDVTYTPDIPVSSNAAPKTHSLRGESIQHSGGVSDLDDKNRPLFPQEISNNGKETAGAWISDLPLTGTHSYSDTQTSSALDTHVNTLAMLSTEPFLAQSSTEIQLPLLSVQTAPRQATDVAATSAILATNDVAHTELDRGSSHNMHTHAHKLHKINSKTSQRGDPSSLFRTSSFMTVNSHYIQPFNETSKQKYFLRDSSHKAKATTVMAPNKDVLTISENNWTSQSDSVFWISSTSSDDKQPISSETDRTDRSPRSINPDQNITDQTIYDDSVLTTSAPTTVSKFPDVNQTNTLAISDSDLAEYSGYSTSPSEPPINVTSENEPATSDEFMHTSRNTLATPTITSLEASTTHLSHTIQIQQDTSTQEISSASLSISYRTSHNNNKTSAFTTFPNTIPPDLTPTKSPSTPEGDKGLLPSESYCLGLACTPYLPSTVRGKQEIPITSSPSISLSSPQMSPNVTSDLMVEDSTTLRFENRTDLKESGVSPSQVQNTNTKSSLHTESPIYTSTPQYSPPSSENTQSNVGFSDISDIVEISSGRSYLSPTQTSATRSEMTIGLSPFNDIHTGSTEISNGFTAHTTVTLRTSSDITTPYISKASTADGGIQTSTSISMTTPHWKSSQTSVVLPPSITTQQMNPHATLFQVQTHFPVHKPSTIRPAQHMTTRSYHIQTKAHIVSTQGVTQTTWIHSTASSFDRKWPHGRHYFIVKDQPATIKEKTFQVLLQIVLERDYVPSMRLHEVETFLQILSGFQYQHVNWHSGPVLQTVVQFQTVEALSWLGRVESMLQQAGLNPLPKKGIFVGGVRVKNITVGGLQTDVCEWLFECLSGFQCVSSKGNATCTSVCHSEYCKHQGICVHRLGQKPVCQCPVGEDYWFMGQRCDFRMTRLRLVGVCFGVLVAVAAVMALLSYLTVRRFKTMLMQAKVEQTRSSYRRFNHFDELSARFWGRSWTGSQDSLDNPAYTRSDELLHLRALDRTCCYHDDTLSVVSTYHGSGTHLNTIYPHGSQYGWDLSNCSLADGVVDSGKASDLSVCSWPIEPIQWTPFPLLQQLNRNTTTVKVSRPRSYCEGMELVDLEKSWTA from the exons ATGCGTCGTTTTGTGTATCTTCTCTTATTTATTTTCGCTCCAG GTAACACACTGCTGAACTTGAGGCAAGGCTGTGGAGAAAAAATTATTGGAGAGAGATCCGGCTCAATTCGTTACTCTTTACACCCAAACAgacttttatttaacagaattaccAGCGACAGCACGGAAAAACTGTTGGACATTACCTGCACATGGATTATTGATGCACATAAAAATCAGACTTTTTGGATAGACGTCATTTCTGTCGAGGAAGGTGCTCATATTGGAATTAAATTCGGGGATGGCAATACACTGACCTATGAAAGAGAAGAGCGGGCGCAGTTCTCTGGCACTGGGAGAACCATCATTGAATTGAGCTTGAGAAGGACTGATGAAACCTTTGCCACATTACATCTGA gATGGAACACGTCAGAGGACAGTCACACTCTTGCTTTGATTCCTTACACCCGCTCTCATGCAGTGTCTCCCTCTCCAAATGTTTCAAATGATGTAACCTACACCCCTGACATTCCAGTGAGCAGCAATGCAGCCCctaaaacacactctctcagggGTGAGAGTATACAGCATAGCGGAGGTGTGTCTGACCTGGATGATAAGAACAGACCTCTCTTTCCGCAGGAAATCAGCAACAATGGAAAGGAAACGGCTGGAGCCTGGATCTCTGACCTTCCACTCACTGGCACACATTCATATTCTGATACACAAACCAGCTCTGCCCTTGACACACACGTGAACACGCTCGCAATGTTGTCCACCGAACCTTTTTTGGCTCAGTCTTCTACTGAAATCCAGTTACCACTGCTGTCTGTACAAACTGCACCCCGACAAGCAACAGATGTAGCTGCAACAAGTGCAATTTTAGCCACAAACGATGTTGCACACACTGAATTAGATAGAGGAAGTTCAcataacatgcacacacatgcacacaaattgCACAAAATTAACTCCAAAACAAGTCAAAGAGGTGATCCAAGTTCATTGTTTCGGACTTCCAGCTTTATGACGGTAAATTCACATTATATTCAGCCATTCAACGAAACTTCTAAACAAAAATACTTCCTTAGAGACAGTTCTCACAAGGCTAAAGCAACCACAGTGATGGCCCCAAATAAAGATGTGTTAACAATATCAGAGAACAATTGGACGAGTCAATCTGATTCAGTTTTTTGGATTTCAAGCACAagttcagatgataaacagcctatATCATCAGAGACGGACAGGACGGATCGCTCTCCAAGGTCAATTAATCCAGATCAAAACATTACTGATCAAACAATCTATGATGATTCAGTACTTACTACTAGTGCGCCTACAACGGTATCAAAGTTTCCAGATGTTAATCAAACCAACACATTAGCAATTTCTGATAGTGACCTGGCTGAATACTCGGGTTACTCCACGTCTCCAAGTGAGCCACCAATAAATGTTACCAGTGAGAATGAGCCAGCCACATCAGACGAGTTCATGCACACTTCACGGAACACACTTGCAACTCCAACTATAACTTCTCTGGAAGCATCAACCACCCACCTGTCACACACCATCCAAATTCAGCAAGATACAAGCACCCAAGAAATCAGCTCTGCATCTTTGTCAATCTCTTACCGGACTTcacataacaataacaaaaccaGTGCCTTCACCACGTTCCCAAACACAATCCCTCCAGACCTGACCCCTACTAAGAGTCCTAGCACACCAGAAGGGGACAAGGGTCTACTACCATCCGAAAGTTATTGCCTCGGTCTTGCATGCACCCCGTATTTACCATCTACAGTGAGAGGCAAACAAGAAATCCCCATCACCAGCTCCCCATCTATCTCTTTGTCCAGTCCTCAGATGAGCCCTAATGTGACTTCTGACCTCATGGTGGAAGATAGCACTACACTGAGATTTGAGAACCGCACTGATTTAAAGGAATCTGGTGTGTCCCCATCACAAGTCCAGAATACCAACACAAAATCAAGTTTGCATACTGAATCCCCTATTTACACATCTACACCCCAGTATTCACCTCCATCTTCTGAAAACACACAGAGCAATGTAGGATTTTCCGATATAAGTGATATAGTTGAGATTAGTAGTGGTAGAAGTTATCTGAGTCCTACTCAGACTAGTGCGACAAGGTCAGAGATGACTATTGGCTTATCTCCTTTTAATGATATACATACTGGATCAACAGAAATCAGTAATGGCTTTACTGCCCACACTACTGTCACATTGAGGACTTCATCTGACATCACAACTCCTTACATCTCAAAGGCCAGTACAGCTGATGGTGGCATTCAAACCAGCACATCTATTAGTATGACAACTCCACATTGGAAAAGCAGTCAGACCTCTGTGGTTCTTCCACCTTCAATAACTACCCAGCAGATGAACCCACACGCTACTTTGTTCCAGGTCCAGACACACTTTCCAGTGCATAAACCAAGCACTATCAGACCTGCCCAACATATGACCACAAGATCTTATCATATTCAAACAAAAGCACACATAGTATCTACACAAGGAGTCACTCAGACAACTTGGATCCATTCTACTGCATCCAGCTTTGACAGGAAGTGGCCACATGGACGGCATTATTTTATAGTGAAGGACCAGCCAGCAACCATCAAGG agaaAACATTTCAAGTACTCTTACAGATTGTCCTGGAAAGAGATTATGTCCCTAGTATGAGGTTACATGAG GTGGAGACATTCCTGCAGATCCTTTCTGGATTTCAGTATCAACATGTGAACTGGCACAG TGGTCCAGTTCTGCAAACAGTAGTCCAGTTCCAAACAGTGGAAGCGCTGTCCTGGCTGGGAAGGGTGGAGTCTATGTTACAGCAGGCGGGGTTAAACCCACTCCCAAAGAAAGGAATATTTGTGGGTGGAGTTAGAGTGAAGAATATCACTGTGGGAG GCTTGCAGACAGATGTTTGTGAATGGCTGTTTGAATGTCTATCTGGGTTCCAGTGTGTTTCCTCAAAGGGCAATGCCACCTGTACATCTGTGTGCCACTCTGAATACTGTAAACATCAGGGAATCTGTGTCCATCGCCTCGGGCAAAAGCCTGTCTGTCA GTGTCCTGTTGGGGAGGATTACTGGTTTATGGGTCAGCGTTGTGACTTCCGCATGACCCGGCTGCGTTTGGTGGGCGTGTGCTTTGGTGTACTGGTTGCTGTTGCAGCAGTCATGGCTCTTCTCTCTTATCTCACGGTGCGCCGTTttaaaaccatgctaatgcaaGCCAAAGTGGAACAAACACGCAGCAG TTATCGCAGATTTAATCACTTTGATGAGCTTTCGGCTCGTTTTTGGGGAAGGTCCTGGACAGGTTCTCAGGACTCGTTGGACAACCCTGCCTACACCCGCTCTGATGAGTTATTACACTTGCGAGCACTAGACCGTACCTGCTGTTACCATGATGATACTCTTTCTGTGGTATCCACATACCACGGTAGTGGAACACACCTCAACACCATCTATCCTCATGG TTCTCAGTATGGTTGGGATCTCAGCAACTGCAGCTTGGCGGATGGTGTGGTGGATTCTGGGAAGGCTAGTGACCTGTCAGTCTGTAGCTGGCCGATCGAGCCGATTCAGTGGACACCATTCCCTTTGCTGCAGCAGCTCAACAGGAATACCACCACG GTGAAAGTGTCTCGTCCTCGCTCTTACTGTGAAGGCATGGAACTTGTGGATTTAGAGAAGAGTTGGACAGCTTAA
- the LOC113093854 gene encoding serine/threonine-protein kinase PLK1-like, with protein sequence MSAGIAKTAKPSAHVDPKSAPLKEIPDILVDPRTRKRYMRGRFLGKGGFAKCYEITDMDTKEVFAGKVVPKSMLLKPHQKEKMSTEIAIHKSLDNQHVVGFHGFFEDDDFVYVVLEICRRRSLLELHKRRKAVTEPEARYFMRHTILGCQYLHNNRVIHRDLKLGNLFLSDDMDVKIGDFGLATKIEFDGERKKTLCGTPNYIAPEVLCKKGHSFEVDVWSLGCILYTLLVGKPPFETSCLKETYIRIKKNEYTVPRHINPVAAALIRRMLHAEPTLRPSVSELLADEFFTSGYAPLRLPTSCLTVPPRFSIAPSSLDPALLRKPLSSLNKGTDSPIEKMGKMEQPQREDPQQRDGAEPPECHLSDLLQQLASLNTARPSERDFIRQEETEDPACIPVFWISKWVDYSDKYGLGYQLCDNSVGVLFNDSTRLIMYTDGDSLQYIDRNSLESYLSVRSYPSSLSKKITLLKYFRNYMSEHLLKAGANITPRDGDELTRLPYLRHWFRTKSAIVLHLSNGTVQINFFQDHTKLILCPLMGAVTYINEKREFYTYKMTLIEEFGCCKELASRLRYARNMVEKLMACKSTATAATSAR encoded by the exons ATGAGCGCTGGAATCGCAAAGACGGCGAAGCCATCGGCTCACGTCGACCCCAAATCTGCTCCTCTCAAAGAGATTCCTGATATTCTAGTGGATCCCAGAACCAGGAAGAGATACATGCGAGGTCGCTTTCTGGGGAAAGGAGGATTTGCGAAATGCTACGAAATCACAGATATGGACACAAAGGAGGTTTTCGCAGGGAAAGTGGTGCCGAAGTCGATGCTACTGAAGCCGCACCAGAAAGAGAAGATGAGCACAGAAATCGCCATTCACAAGAGTCTCGATAACCAACACGTCGTGGGATTTCACGGGTTTTTTGAGGATGACGACTTCGTGTACGTGGTGCTGGAAATCTGTCGGAGACGG TCTCTCCTTGAATTGCACAAGCGGAGGAAGGCCGTGACGGAGCCTGAGGCCAGATACTTCATGCGTCACACTATTCTGGGTTGTCAGTACTTGCACAACAACCGGGTCATCCACCGTGATCTTAAACTTGGAAATCTGTTCCTCAGTGATGACATGGATGTGAAAATCG GGGACTTTGGTTTGGCCACAAAGATCGAGtttgatggagagagaaagaagacACTGTGCGGCACTCCAAACTATATTGCCCCAGAGGTGCTCTGCAAGAAAGGCCACAGCTTTGAAGTAGACGTTTGGTCACTGGGATGCATTCT ATACACACTGCTGGTTGGAAAGCCACCATTTGAGACGTCCTGTCTTAAGGAGACCTACATTAGAATCAAGAAGAATGAGTACACTGTTCCAAGA CATATTAATCCAGTTGCTGCTGCTCTGATTCGTCGGATGCTGCATGCTGAACCTACACTCAGACCTTCTGTGTCCGAGCTGCTGGCCGATGAGTTTTTCACCTCCGGTTATGCGCCTCTGCGGTTGCCTACTTCCTGTCTCACTGTACCTCCCAGGTTCTCCATCGCCCCATCCAGTCTGGATCCCGCCCTCCTTCGCAAACCCCTCTCGTCACTTAATAAAG GAACAGACAGTCCAATTGAGAAAATGGGGAAAATGGAGCAGCCCCAAAGGGAAGATCCTCAGCAGAG GGATGGAGCTGAACCACCTGAATGTCATCTAAGTGACTTGCTGCAACAGCTGGCCAGTCTCAACACCGCCAGGCCATCTGAGAGAGACTTCATCAGACAAG AGGAAACCGAGGACCCTGCTTGTATTCCTGTCTTCTGGATTAGTAAATGGGTCGACTACTCTGACAAATATGGCCTTG GTTACCAGCTGTGTGATAACAGCGTAGGCGTTCTGTTCAATGATTCCACACGTTTGATCATGTACACTGATGGTGACAGTCTACAATATATTGACCGCAACTCATTAGAATCCTACCTCAGTGTTCGTTCCTACCCTTCTTCGCTCTCTAAAAAG ATTACACTTCTCAAGTACTTCAGGAATTACATGAGCGAGCACTTGCTGAAGGCTGGGGCGAACATAACACCCCGTGATGGTGATGAACTGACCCGGCTGCCTTACCTCCGCCACTGGTTCCGCACAAAGAGTGCCATCGTGCTACACCTGAGCAACGGAACTGTGCAGATCAACTTCTTCCAG GACCACACTAAGCTTATTTTGTGTCCCCTGATGGGAGCAGTGACGTACATCAACGAGAAGCGAGAGTTCTACACCTATAAGATGACCTTAATCGAGGAGTTCGGATGCTGCAAAGAGTTGGCCAGCCGTTTACGCTACGCTCGCAACATGGTGGAGAAGCTCATGGCCTGCAAAAGCACTGCCACAGCCGCTACATCTGCCCGCTAA